The Streptomonospora litoralis genome window below encodes:
- a CDS encoding DUF6406 domain-containing protein, giving the protein MTVFDSARRAPRIAVAAAVAAGLLMGAAACGQGEPEPEPGSSAPVLGVDNDRVQLLEGTPASVAGQAEAEAVELRLTGYEDGSEPAVVISAQPRGGEATEYTLRLGDHLEAGGSSWRVSEIGISGSQAQPASVTLTREPA; this is encoded by the coding sequence ATGACCGTGTTCGACTCCGCCCGCCGCGCCCCCCGGATCGCCGTCGCCGCCGCTGTCGCGGCCGGCCTGCTGATGGGTGCCGCGGCCTGCGGCCAAGGCGAGCCCGAGCCCGAGCCGGGGAGTTCGGCACCGGTGCTCGGTGTGGACAACGACCGTGTCCAACTGCTGGAGGGCACGCCCGCCTCGGTGGCGGGGCAGGCCGAGGCCGAAGCCGTCGAACTGCGGCTGACGGGATATGAGGACGGTTCGGAGCCGGCCGTGGTGATCAGCGCGCAGCCCCGGGGCGGCGAGGCCACCGAATACACCCTGAGGCTGGGCGACCACCTGGAGGCGGGGGGTTCGTCGTGGCGGGTCTCCGAGATCGGGATCAGCGGCTCGCAGGCCCAGCCGGCGAGTGTGACGCTGACGCGCGAACCCGCGTAG
- a CDS encoding long-chain-fatty-acid--CoA ligase, with protein sequence MLNLAALLEDGARTTPERDCLVFGDLRIDYATANMIANQVAEMLTARGIGRGDRVALASPNTPYFPFVYFGALKAGAVVVPLNVLLTPREIAFHLQDSGAKALFAFTGTPDLPLGERAFDAFNQTDSCEVYIDLPATPGATESQIEGAQTIWAALAGTTGAFATVQTEADDTAVIIYTSGTTGTPKGAELTHMNLLFNAVASDSLFDRSEHDVYLTVLPLFHIFGQTTMMNCGLYRHATLVLQARFEPEEALSLMEKEGVTVFAGVPTMYWGLLGAKGEYDMGAITANLSTAVSGGSALPGEVARNVKERFGVEVLEGYGLSETSPVVSFNNPKVKAKPGSIGRPIWGVEMKLVDSDFNEVEGEGPGEIAVRGHCNMKGYHNRPDANEQVFSDGWFRTGDIARRDEEGFYFIVDRSKDMIIRGGYNVYPRELEEVLMTHPEVSLAAVVGVEHESHGEEIKAFVIREEGAALTEEQLVEWSKERLAGYKYPRIVEFRDTLPMTATGKILKRELR encoded by the coding sequence ATGCTCAACCTCGCCGCACTGCTCGAAGACGGCGCCAGGACCACTCCCGAACGCGACTGCCTGGTCTTCGGCGACCTGCGGATCGACTACGCCACCGCGAACATGATCGCCAACCAGGTGGCCGAGATGCTCACCGCGCGCGGCATCGGGCGGGGTGACCGCGTCGCGCTGGCAAGCCCCAACACCCCTTATTTCCCGTTCGTGTACTTCGGCGCACTCAAGGCCGGTGCGGTCGTGGTCCCGCTGAACGTGCTGCTCACGCCGCGGGAGATCGCCTTCCACCTGCAGGACTCGGGCGCCAAGGCGCTGTTCGCCTTCACCGGCACACCCGACCTGCCGCTGGGCGAGCGCGCCTTCGATGCCTTCAACCAGACCGACTCCTGCGAGGTCTACATCGACCTCCCGGCCACCCCCGGCGCTACCGAGTCGCAGATCGAGGGCGCCCAGACCATCTGGGCGGCGCTGGCCGGCACCACCGGCGCCTTCGCGACGGTGCAGACCGAGGCCGACGACACCGCGGTCATCATCTACACCAGCGGCACGACCGGCACCCCCAAGGGCGCCGAGCTGACCCACATGAACCTGCTGTTCAACGCCGTCGCCTCCGATTCGCTGTTCGACCGCTCCGAGCACGACGTCTACCTGACCGTGCTGCCGCTGTTCCACATCTTCGGCCAGACCACGATGATGAACTGCGGCTTGTACCGGCACGCCACGCTGGTGCTGCAGGCGCGCTTCGAGCCCGAAGAGGCGCTGTCGCTGATGGAGAAGGAGGGCGTCACCGTCTTCGCGGGGGTGCCCACGATGTACTGGGGCCTGCTCGGCGCCAAGGGCGAGTACGACATGGGCGCCATCACCGCCAACCTGAGCACCGCGGTCTCCGGCGGCAGCGCGCTGCCCGGCGAGGTGGCGCGCAACGTGAAGGAGCGGTTCGGGGTCGAGGTGCTGGAGGGCTACGGTCTTTCGGAGACCTCTCCGGTGGTGTCGTTCAACAACCCCAAGGTCAAGGCCAAGCCCGGCTCGATCGGCCGGCCTATCTGGGGCGTCGAGATGAAGCTGGTCGACAGCGACTTCAACGAGGTCGAGGGCGAGGGTCCGGGCGAGATCGCGGTTCGCGGCCACTGCAACATGAAGGGCTACCACAACCGCCCCGACGCCAACGAGCAGGTGTTCTCCGACGGCTGGTTCCGCACCGGCGACATCGCGCGCCGCGACGAAGAGGGGTTCTACTTCATCGTCGACCGCTCCAAGGACATGATCATCCGCGGCGGCTACAACGTCTACCCGCGGGAACTGGAGGAGGTGCTGATGACCCACCCCGAGGTCAGCCTGGCCGCGGTGGTGGGCGTCGAGCACGAGTCCCACGGCGAGGAGATCAAGGCGTTCGTGATCCGCGAGGAGGGGGCGGCGCTGACCGAGGAGCAGCTCGTGGAGTGGTCCAAGGAGCGGCTGGCCGGCTACAAGTACCCCCGCATCGTGGAGTTCCGCGACACGCTGCCGATGACGGCCACCGGCAAGATCCTCAAGCGCGAACTGCGCTGA
- a CDS encoding glycoside hydrolase family 3 N-terminal domain-containing protein produces MSADAADPALRRMVHTVLMPGFGGTSVPPWLARAIDDGVGAVVYFAPNLGADPAALSAELHALRPDVLAASDEEGGRVTRLHAARGSPFPGHGELGRGSPERTRATAAAMGRELAHAGIGAALAPVADVNVDPANPVIGDRSFGADPERVAAHTAAFVEGLHAAGIAAAAKHFPGHGDTRTDSHVGLPVIGVDIATLRRRELVPFAAAVAAGADMVMTGHIAVPALDTAPASVSARCYGLLRSELGFAGAAITDALDMRGLAAHTGAGDRAAGVARGAVAALAAGADLLCLGNPADTGRAENAERAVGFPGGPGGRVAAGEERRPRTPRTAAATGEALFRAARDAVLAAVDEGRIGKSRLAEAAGRVEGLLASRSRAP; encoded by the coding sequence TTGAGCGCCGACGCGGCCGACCCCGCGCTTCGCCGGATGGTGCACACCGTGCTGATGCCGGGGTTCGGCGGAACCTCGGTGCCGCCCTGGCTGGCCCGCGCGATCGACGACGGCGTCGGCGCCGTCGTCTACTTCGCCCCCAACCTCGGCGCCGACCCCGCGGCACTGTCGGCCGAGCTGCACGCGCTGCGCCCCGATGTACTGGCGGCCTCCGACGAGGAGGGCGGGCGTGTGACCCGCCTGCACGCCGCCCGCGGCTCACCCTTCCCCGGCCACGGCGAACTCGGCCGCGGATCGCCCGAACGCACCAGGGCCACCGCCGCCGCGATGGGACGTGAGCTCGCCCACGCCGGAATCGGCGCCGCGCTCGCCCCCGTCGCCGACGTCAACGTCGACCCGGCCAACCCGGTCATCGGTGACAGGTCCTTCGGCGCCGACCCCGAGCGGGTGGCCGCCCACACCGCGGCGTTCGTCGAAGGCCTGCACGCCGCCGGCATCGCCGCCGCGGCCAAGCACTTCCCCGGACACGGCGACACCCGCACCGACTCCCATGTGGGACTGCCGGTGATCGGGGTCGACATCGCGACCCTGCGGCGCCGCGAACTGGTGCCCTTCGCCGCGGCGGTGGCGGCCGGGGCCGACATGGTCATGACCGGGCACATCGCGGTTCCCGCGCTGGACACGGCGCCCGCCAGCGTCTCCGCCCGGTGCTACGGACTGCTGCGCTCCGAGCTGGGATTCGCGGGCGCGGCGATCACCGACGCGCTGGACATGCGCGGCCTCGCCGCCCACACGGGTGCCGGTGACCGGGCCGCGGGCGTGGCCCGCGGCGCGGTCGCGGCGCTGGCGGCCGGAGCCGACCTGCTGTGCCTGGGAAATCCGGCGGACACCGGGAGAGCGGAGAACGCCGAGCGCGCGGTCGGATTCCCGGGCGGACCGGGTGGCCGGGTCGCCGCCGGCGAAGAGCGGAGGCCGCGGACTCCGCGGACGGCGGCGGCCACCGGCGAAGCGCTGTTCCGCGCGGCCCGCGACGCGGTCCTCGCCGCCGTCGACGAGGGACGCATCGGCAAGAGCCGACTGGCCGAGGCCGCCGGGCGCGTCGAGGGGTTGCTCGCGTCCCGGAGCCGGGCACCTTGA
- a CDS encoding carbohydrate ABC transporter permease — translation MVVSALSERAASGTETLLPDSVTLENFRFVLAEAGFLRYLGNSLAVAGLTVAGSSVLALLAAVAVSRFRFRLRTTVLVLLLTVQMVPLEALVIPLFLQVRDLRMLNSLIGLAIVYIALALPFAIWMLRGFAAAVPKEVEEAAYIDGCSWGRMFWSVLFPLVAPGLVAAGVFSFITAWNEFILALTFMNESEKYTVAVGLRQFFGQYTTDWGAVMAASTVITLPVMAFFLLVQRGLVSGLVQGAVKR, via the coding sequence ATGGTGGTCAGCGCGCTTTCGGAGCGCGCGGCATCCGGTACCGAGACGCTGCTGCCCGACTCGGTGACGCTGGAGAACTTCCGCTTCGTGCTGGCCGAAGCCGGCTTCCTGCGCTACCTGGGCAACTCGCTGGCCGTCGCCGGGCTGACCGTGGCCGGAAGCAGCGTGCTGGCGCTGCTCGCCGCGGTCGCGGTGTCGCGCTTCCGCTTCCGGTTGCGCACCACCGTGCTCGTGCTGCTGCTGACCGTGCAGATGGTACCGCTGGAGGCGCTGGTCATCCCGCTGTTCCTGCAGGTGCGCGACCTGCGCATGCTCAACTCGCTGATCGGGCTGGCGATCGTCTACATCGCGCTCGCTCTGCCGTTCGCTATCTGGATGCTGCGCGGATTCGCCGCCGCCGTACCGAAGGAGGTGGAGGAGGCCGCCTACATCGACGGCTGCTCCTGGGGGCGGATGTTCTGGTCGGTGCTGTTCCCGCTCGTCGCGCCCGGGCTCGTGGCCGCCGGCGTCTTCTCGTTCATCACCGCCTGGAACGAGTTCATTCTGGCGCTGACGTTCATGAACGAGTCGGAGAAGTACACCGTCGCCGTGGGACTGCGGCAGTTCTTCGGCCAGTACACCACCGACTGGGGGGCGGTGATGGCCGCTTCGACCGTGATCACACTGCCGGTGATGGCGTTCTTCCTGCTCGTCCAGCGCGGCCTGGTCTCCGGGCTGGTGCAGGGGGCGGTGAAGCGTTGA
- a CDS encoding carbohydrate ABC transporter permease, with translation MADPVPTRTAGAPRASSAPSGAAAPRARNRPSGRPRRGGPRLGARARRRSLPWALLAPGLAVVAVLLLVPLARVVQLSFQDYGLDNVVSGRSDYIGLDNYARLLSDRYLWTVALPNTAVFAAVAVTGTVVFGTLVALLLNTLSRLSRTLVLGCIMVAWAMPAVSGTYVWIWIFDVDDGLVRRLLQAAGVLGPEGFNWFTERATFYAIAALNVIHHGFPFVAVTVLAGLLTVPRELHEAALLDGAGPWQRFRSVTFPTIRPVFAVVTILSTIWDFKVFAQVYLMPGGSGGNRDVLNLGVWSYVRSFSNQSYGLGSAIAVLLTLMLLAITVVYLRALFRDEELR, from the coding sequence GTGGCCGACCCCGTCCCGACCCGCACCGCGGGCGCGCCGCGCGCATCGAGCGCCCCCTCGGGGGCGGCCGCACCGCGGGCGCGGAACCGACCGAGCGGGCGCCCGCGCCGCGGCGGCCCCCGGCTGGGCGCCCGCGCGCGCCGCCGGAGCCTGCCCTGGGCACTGCTCGCCCCCGGCCTCGCGGTCGTCGCGGTGCTGCTGCTGGTGCCGCTGGCGCGCGTGGTGCAGCTGTCGTTCCAGGACTACGGCCTGGACAACGTCGTCTCCGGGCGCAGCGACTACATCGGGCTGGACAACTACGCCCGTCTGCTGAGCGACCGCTACCTGTGGACCGTGGCGCTGCCCAACACCGCGGTATTCGCCGCCGTCGCGGTCACCGGCACGGTCGTCTTCGGCACGCTGGTGGCGCTGCTGCTGAACACCCTCAGCAGGCTCAGCCGCACCCTCGTACTGGGCTGCATCATGGTCGCCTGGGCCATGCCGGCGGTCTCCGGCACCTACGTGTGGATCTGGATCTTCGACGTCGACGACGGTCTGGTGCGCCGGCTGCTGCAGGCCGCGGGCGTGCTTGGCCCCGAGGGGTTCAACTGGTTCACCGAGCGGGCGACCTTCTACGCCATCGCCGCGCTCAACGTCATCCACCACGGCTTCCCGTTCGTCGCGGTGACCGTGCTCGCCGGGCTGCTGACCGTCCCGCGCGAGCTGCACGAGGCCGCGCTGCTGGACGGAGCCGGGCCGTGGCAGCGGTTCCGCAGCGTCACGTTCCCCACCATCCGTCCGGTCTTCGCCGTGGTCACCATCCTCTCCACCATCTGGGACTTCAAGGTGTTCGCGCAGGTGTACCTGATGCCCGGCGGCTCCGGCGGCAACCGCGACGTGCTCAACCTGGGGGTGTGGTCCTACGTGCGATCCTTCAGCAACCAGTCCTACGGCCTGGGCTCGGCCATCGCGGTGCTGCTCACCCTGATGCTGCTGGCGATCACCGTGGTCTACCTGCGGGCGCTCTTCCGCGACGAGGAGCTGCGGTGA
- a CDS encoding sugar ABC transporter substrate-binding protein: MARTRARARRSAAAAAVVALLAAACGSGGADGGEGRTLDVWIMQGTHPDATAYFDDVARQFREETGARVDVEFVPWADAHDKFVTAIAGNTMPDVAEVGTTWTLEFAGAGALMDVSDRVGSTDAYVPSLTEAGTLDGGLYGVPWYAGVRSVLYRTDVFDELGLEQPTTWAELRETAIEISERRDDMTAFPVPGDAVYQMLPFVWGSGGDIATSSGPTWTSGLDGAQAREGLSFYTDLALQDGVSSTGAATWMETDLQDEFISGDVAMMVAGSWTPKAILEANPDLEGRIGAFPVPGPDGGLSPSFLGGSHLSVFNSADDPDLAWSYVELLTNDENARRWSQATTYFPGKQEQLQPYTSSDDPLVQPFAEQMSEAGRGLPATENFGKVQGDMVLQAMLQDILNEEASVEEATARAAEQVEQTLNEGA; this comes from the coding sequence ATGGCACGCACCCGCGCCCGAGCACGGCGGTCCGCCGCGGCGGCCGCCGTCGTGGCCCTGCTCGCCGCCGCATGCGGCAGCGGCGGCGCCGACGGCGGCGAGGGCCGGACCCTCGACGTGTGGATCATGCAGGGCACCCACCCCGACGCCACCGCCTACTTCGACGACGTCGCCCGGCAGTTCCGCGAAGAGACCGGCGCACGCGTCGACGTCGAATTCGTGCCCTGGGCCGACGCCCACGACAAGTTCGTCACCGCCATCGCGGGCAACACCATGCCCGATGTCGCCGAGGTCGGCACCACCTGGACGCTGGAGTTCGCCGGCGCCGGTGCGCTGATGGACGTCTCCGACCGCGTCGGCTCCACCGACGCCTACGTCCCCAGCCTGACCGAGGCCGGCACCCTCGACGGCGGCCTGTACGGCGTGCCCTGGTACGCGGGTGTGCGCTCGGTCCTCTACCGCACCGACGTGTTCGACGAACTCGGCCTGGAACAACCCACCACCTGGGCGGAGCTGCGCGAGACCGCCATCGAGATCTCCGAGCGACGCGACGACATGACCGCCTTCCCGGTGCCCGGCGACGCCGTCTACCAGATGCTGCCCTTCGTATGGGGCAGCGGCGGCGACATCGCCACCTCCTCCGGCCCGACCTGGACCTCCGGACTCGACGGCGCCCAGGCGCGCGAAGGACTGTCCTTCTACACCGACCTCGCCCTGCAGGACGGCGTCTCCAGCACCGGCGCCGCCACCTGGATGGAGACCGACCTGCAGGACGAATTCATCTCCGGCGACGTCGCCATGATGGTCGCGGGCAGCTGGACCCCCAAGGCGATCCTGGAAGCGAACCCCGACCTGGAAGGCCGGATCGGCGCCTTCCCCGTCCCCGGACCCGACGGCGGCCTCAGCCCCTCCTTCCTCGGCGGCTCGCACCTGTCGGTCTTCAACTCCGCCGACGACCCCGACCTGGCCTGGTCCTACGTCGAACTGCTCACCAACGACGAGAACGCGCGCCGCTGGTCACAGGCCACCACCTACTTCCCGGGCAAGCAGGAGCAGCTGCAGCCCTACACCTCCTCCGACGACCCGCTGGTGCAGCCCTTCGCCGAGCAGATGAGCGAGGCGGGGCGCGGACTGCCCGCCACGGAGAACTTCGGCAAGGTGCAGGGCGACATGGTGCTGCAGGCCATGCTGCAGGACATCCTCAACGAGGAGGCGTCGGTGGAGGAGGCCACCGCGCGCGCCGCCGAGCAGGTCGAGCAGACCCTGAACGAGGGCGCCTGA
- a CDS encoding cytochrome P450 — translation MAQQSAAAGRTAEPAGPRSPESGGLPDISDIDLSENEFWARPLTERHADFARLRSHPPQFFAEPDMGPLPPGPGYYALVNHADVAEAGREPGVFASQPSAISIPDMPQDFAEYFGSLINLDDPRHARLRRVVSRGFTPRMLARLQEDVERHAARIVDNLLGTGPCDFVSQVAARLPLVVICEMMGIPEDRHEEVLANSNVVLAGNDADYLGSDAETAMARLLEAGENLSRLLAELAAQRRAEPTSDLTSALVNANVDGESMTDQEVGSFFILLAVAGNETTRNAISHGLRLLTEYPEQRELWWSDFEGHAPAAVEEIVRYASPVVWMRRTLTRDYEMNGHTFREGDKAVLYYASANRDAAVFDDPDTFDIARKPNPHLGFGGPGPHFCLGAHLARREITVMFRELHRRVPGIRAAAPPRRLASNFVNGIKSLPCEF, via the coding sequence ATGGCCCAGCAGTCTGCTGCCGCAGGCCGTACCGCCGAGCCCGCCGGTCCCCGCTCGCCAGAAAGCGGCGGGCTTCCCGACATCTCCGACATCGATCTGTCCGAAAACGAGTTCTGGGCGCGCCCCCTCACAGAGCGGCACGCCGACTTCGCCCGCCTGCGCAGCCACCCTCCCCAGTTCTTCGCCGAGCCCGACATGGGACCGCTGCCGCCCGGACCCGGCTACTACGCACTGGTCAACCACGCCGACGTGGCCGAGGCCGGCCGCGAGCCCGGTGTCTTCGCCTCCCAGCCCAGCGCCATCTCGATCCCGGACATGCCGCAGGACTTCGCGGAGTACTTCGGCTCGCTGATCAACCTCGACGATCCCCGCCACGCCCGGTTGCGCCGCGTCGTCTCGCGCGGCTTCACCCCGCGCATGCTCGCCCGCCTGCAGGAGGACGTGGAGCGCCACGCCGCGCGCATCGTCGACAACCTCCTCGGCACCGGCCCGTGCGACTTCGTCTCGCAGGTGGCGGCCCGCCTGCCGCTGGTGGTCATCTGCGAGATGATGGGCATTCCCGAAGACCGCCACGAAGAGGTCCTGGCCAACTCCAACGTCGTGCTGGCCGGAAACGACGCCGACTACCTGGGCAGCGATGCCGAGACCGCGATGGCCCGGCTGCTGGAGGCCGGGGAGAACCTCTCGCGCCTGCTGGCCGAGCTGGCGGCGCAGCGGCGCGCCGAGCCCACCTCCGACCTCACCTCCGCGCTGGTGAACGCCAACGTCGACGGCGAGTCGATGACCGACCAGGAGGTCGGCTCCTTCTTCATCCTGCTGGCGGTGGCCGGCAACGAGACCACCCGCAACGCCATCAGCCACGGTCTGCGCCTGCTCACCGAGTACCCCGAGCAGCGCGAGCTGTGGTGGTCGGACTTCGAGGGGCACGCCCCCGCAGCCGTCGAGGAGATCGTCCGCTACGCCTCCCCGGTGGTGTGGATGCGGCGCACACTCACCCGCGACTACGAGATGAACGGGCATACCTTCCGCGAAGGCGACAAGGCCGTCCTCTACTACGCATCGGCCAACCGCGACGCCGCGGTCTTCGACGACCCGGACACCTTCGACATCGCCCGCAAACCCAACCCCCACCTGGGCTTCGGCGGCCCCGGCCCGCACTTCTGCCTGGGCGCCCACCTGGCCCGCCGCGAGATCACGGTGATGTTCCGCGAGCTGCACCGGCGTGTTCCCGGCATCCGCGCCGCGGCGCCGCCCCGGCGGCTGGCGTCCAACTTCGTCAACGGCATCAAGTCGCTGCCGTGCGAGTTCTGA
- a CDS encoding SAM-dependent methyltransferase codes for MRLAEIFERVVGTDAPVRFRAYDGSSAGEPDSDTTLVVRTPVALNYLAQSPGAMGLTRAYVAGHIDVEGDMYTALRRMSELTFGEGPRLSPTELGRMVRSIGWVKFVNRVAPPPQEMRRSRLSFLGGRHAKDRDAEVIHHHYDVSNAFYELVLGPSMTYTCALFGSEDTSLEQAQRDKHELVAQKLGLHSGMRLLDVGCGWGGMVMHAAREHGVKALGVTLSKEQAEWASKCIAQEGLTELAEVRHMDYRDVPDGTFDRISSIGLTEHIGKQNLPAYFADLHDKLKPGGRLLNHCITRPRNDLPAMKPGGVINRYVFPDGELEGPADIQQPMNDAGFEIRHQENLREHYALTLRHWADNLDRNWEAAVAEVGEGTARVWRLYMNGCILGFERNVVQLHQILGVKLDGTDAHMPLRPRFE; via the coding sequence ATGCGGCTAGCGGAGATCTTCGAACGCGTCGTCGGCACCGACGCCCCTGTTCGGTTCCGCGCCTATGACGGCAGCTCCGCCGGAGAACCCGACAGCGACACCACGCTGGTCGTGCGCACGCCGGTGGCGTTGAACTACCTGGCGCAGTCCCCGGGCGCGATGGGGCTCACGCGCGCCTACGTCGCCGGCCACATCGACGTCGAAGGCGACATGTACACGGCTCTGCGTCGGATGTCGGAGCTGACCTTCGGCGAAGGGCCGCGACTCTCGCCGACCGAACTGGGGCGGATGGTACGCAGCATCGGCTGGGTGAAGTTCGTCAACCGGGTCGCGCCGCCGCCGCAGGAGATGCGCCGCAGCCGGCTGTCGTTCCTGGGCGGCCGCCACGCCAAGGACCGCGACGCCGAGGTCATCCACCACCACTACGACGTCTCCAACGCCTTCTACGAGCTGGTGCTGGGCCCGTCGATGACCTACACCTGCGCGTTGTTCGGCAGCGAGGACACGTCCCTGGAGCAGGCGCAGCGCGACAAGCATGAACTGGTCGCGCAGAAGCTCGGGCTGCACAGCGGCATGCGGCTGCTCGACGTCGGCTGCGGGTGGGGCGGCATGGTCATGCACGCCGCCCGCGAGCACGGCGTCAAGGCGCTGGGCGTGACGCTGTCCAAGGAGCAGGCGGAGTGGGCGAGCAAGTGCATCGCCCAGGAGGGGCTGACGGAGCTGGCCGAGGTCCGGCACATGGACTACCGGGACGTGCCCGACGGCACCTTCGACCGGATCAGCTCCATCGGTCTCACCGAGCACATCGGTAAGCAGAACCTCCCCGCCTACTTCGCCGACCTCCACGACAAGCTCAAGCCGGGCGGGCGGCTGCTCAACCACTGCATCACCCGTCCGCGCAACGACCTTCCGGCGATGAAGCCGGGCGGCGTGATCAACCGCTACGTCTTCCCCGACGGCGAGCTGGAGGGGCCCGCCGACATCCAGCAGCCGATGAACGACGCCGGCTTCGAGATCCGCCACCAGGAGAACCTGCGCGAGCACTACGCGCTGACCCTGCGGCACTGGGCCGACAACCTGGACCGCAATTGGGAGGCGGCCGTCGCCGAGGTCGGCGAGGGGACGGCTCGGGTGTGGCGGCTCTACATGAACGGCTGCATCCTCGGTTTCGAGCGCAACGTCGTCCAGCTGCACCAGATCCTCGGTGTCAAGCTCGACGGGACCGACGCGCACATGCCGCTGCGCCCCCGCTTCGAGTGA
- a CDS encoding FAD-binding oxidoreductase, with the protein MRSIRQSSQRDFADHVEAVQRLRRDYARLPADAPVRLAKPTSNLFRFRDPSDAPRLDVSAFSSVLAVDPVERVAEVGGMTTYEDLVAATLPHGLMPLVVPQLRTITVGGAVTGLGIESSSFRNGLPHESVQEIEILTGAGDVVTARPDNEHSELFYGFPNSYGTLGYSLRLRIELEPVKPYVHLRHLRFGGADEAMGAFARICADAEHAGERVDFVDGVAFGPGELYITLGSFVDHAPWVGDYTGADIYYRSIPRYAGPGPGDYLTVHDYLWRWDTDWFWCSGAFGLGNTAVRRLWPRALKRSDVYRRLVALDRRTDFSRLLAHYRGRPQQEPVIQDVEVGVERGAEFLDFFHAEIGMSPVWMCPLRLRESAAPAAGRSHVWPLYPLERERLYVNFGFWGMVPMRPGQRRAHHNRAVEEEVSKLGGHKSLYSDAFYSEEEFWRLYNGEGYSGLKRAYDPDGRLLDLYAKCVGNR; encoded by the coding sequence GTGAGATCGATTCGTCAGTCTTCGCAGCGGGACTTCGCCGACCATGTCGAGGCCGTGCAGCGGCTCCGGCGCGACTACGCGCGGCTGCCCGCCGACGCGCCCGTGCGGCTGGCCAAACCCACCTCCAACCTGTTCCGCTTCCGCGACCCCTCCGACGCCCCCAGGCTGGACGTGTCCGCCTTCTCCTCCGTGCTGGCCGTGGACCCCGTCGAGCGGGTCGCCGAGGTCGGCGGCATGACCACCTACGAGGATCTGGTGGCGGCGACCCTGCCCCACGGGCTGATGCCGCTGGTCGTGCCGCAGTTGCGCACGATCACCGTCGGCGGCGCCGTCACCGGCCTGGGCATCGAGTCCTCCTCGTTCCGCAACGGCCTGCCGCACGAGTCGGTGCAGGAGATCGAAATCCTCACCGGCGCCGGGGACGTCGTCACAGCGCGGCCCGACAACGAGCACAGCGAACTGTTCTACGGCTTCCCGAACTCCTACGGCACGCTGGGCTACAGCCTGCGGCTGCGCATCGAACTGGAGCCGGTCAAGCCCTATGTGCACCTGCGCCACCTGCGCTTCGGCGGAGCCGACGAGGCAATGGGCGCCTTCGCGCGTATCTGCGCCGACGCCGAGCACGCCGGCGAGCGGGTCGACTTCGTCGACGGCGTCGCCTTCGGGCCCGGCGAGCTGTACATCACGCTGGGATCCTTCGTCGACCACGCGCCGTGGGTCGGCGACTACACCGGCGCCGACATCTACTACCGCTCCATCCCGCGCTACGCGGGCCCCGGTCCCGGCGACTACCTGACAGTGCACGACTACCTGTGGCGCTGGGACACCGACTGGTTCTGGTGCTCGGGTGCGTTCGGCCTGGGCAACACAGCCGTGCGGCGGTTGTGGCCGCGCGCCCTGAAGCGCTCCGACGTCTACCGCCGGCTGGTGGCGCTGGACCGGCGCACCGACTTCAGCCGGCTGCTCGCCCACTACCGCGGCCGTCCGCAGCAGGAGCCGGTGATCCAGGACGTCGAGGTGGGTGTCGAGCGGGGCGCGGAGTTCCTCGACTTCTTCCACGCCGAGATCGGCATGTCCCCCGTCTGGATGTGCCCGCTGCGCCTGCGCGAGTCCGCGGCCCCGGCGGCGGGGCGCTCCCACGTCTGGCCGCTGTATCCGCTGGAGCGGGAGCGGCTCTATGTCAACTTCGGGTTCTGGGGGATGGTCCCCATGCGCCCGGGGCAGCGGCGTGCGCACCACAACCGCGCGGTGGAGGAGGAGGTCTCCAAGCTGGGCGGACACAAGTCGCTCTACTCGGACGCCTTCTACTCCGAAGAGGAGTTCTGGCGGTTGTACAACGGCGAGGGGTACAGCGGGCTGAAGCGCGCCTATGACCCGGACGGGCGGCTCCTCGACCTCTACGCCAAGTGCGTCGGTAACAGGTGA